One window of the Shimwellia blattae DSM 4481 = NBRC 105725 genome contains the following:
- the ycaC gene encoding isochorismate family cysteine hydrolase YcaC, with protein MSKPYIKLDKNDVAVLLVDHQAGLSSLVRDIDPDKFNNNVLALADLAKYFNLPTILTTSFEDGPNGPLMTELKDLFPDAPYIARPGQINAWDNEDFVKAVKATGKKQLLIAGIVTEVCVAFPALSALEEGFEVFVVTDASGTFNELTRQSAWDRMSNAGAQLMTWFGVACELHRDWRNDIEGLGTLFSNHIPDYRSLMNSYSTVINRKS; from the coding sequence ATGAGTAAACCTTACATTAAGCTGGATAAAAACGATGTTGCGGTTCTGCTGGTAGATCACCAGGCGGGTTTATCGTCACTGGTGCGTGATATTGATCCGGATAAATTCAACAATAACGTGCTGGCGCTGGCCGATCTGGCAAAATATTTTAATCTGCCGACCATCCTGACCACCAGTTTTGAAGATGGCCCTAACGGCCCGTTAATGACCGAGTTAAAAGATCTGTTCCCGGATGCGCCCTACATTGCCCGCCCCGGGCAGATCAACGCCTGGGACAACGAAGACTTTGTCAAAGCGGTGAAAGCCACCGGGAAAAAACAGCTGCTTATTGCCGGTATCGTGACTGAAGTGTGCGTGGCCTTCCCGGCCCTGTCCGCCCTTGAAGAGGGGTTTGAGGTCTTTGTCGTGACCGACGCTTCCGGCACCTTTAACGAGCTGACCCGCCAGTCTGCCTGGGATCGCATGAGCAACGCCGGGGCCCAGCTGATGACCTGGTTTGGCGTCGCCTGCGAGTTACACCGCGACTGGCGTAATGATATTGAAGGGCTGGGCACCCTGTTCAGTAATCATATTCCCGACTACCGTAGCCTGATGAACAGCTACAGTACCGTCATTAACCGCAAATCCTGA
- a CDS encoding pirin family protein: MKKVAFIKRSNGRHWVGNGFPVMNIFSYRDNPEAMSPFLLLDYAGPTTFSPTGEKRGVGQHPHRGFETVTIVYAGGVSHRDSSGGGGTIGPGDVQWMTAASGVIHEEYHSPEFARQGGAFEMVQLWVNLPARHKMAAPGYQGITAETIPDIPLPDGAGQVRVIAGEYSGIRGPARTMTPMNVWDLQLLAGHQVTIMLPPGHTTALFVLHGELQTDGQPVGSAELAVMSRAGEHLVLEASKETRLLLLSGEPLNEPVVGHGPFVMNTREEISQAIRDFTRGQFGQIQPDNSTENN; the protein is encoded by the coding sequence GTTGGTAACGGTTTTCCGGTAATGAATATTTTCTCTTACCGGGATAACCCCGAAGCCATGTCCCCGTTTCTGCTGCTGGATTATGCCGGTCCGACCACGTTCTCCCCCACCGGTGAAAAACGCGGTGTCGGGCAACATCCTCACCGTGGTTTCGAAACTGTGACTATTGTTTATGCAGGCGGTGTTTCACACCGGGACTCTTCCGGTGGCGGGGGCACCATTGGCCCGGGGGATGTTCAGTGGATGACTGCCGCCTCTGGCGTGATTCACGAAGAGTACCACAGCCCCGAATTTGCCCGTCAGGGCGGTGCGTTTGAGATGGTCCAGTTGTGGGTCAACCTGCCCGCCCGGCACAAAATGGCGGCACCGGGATACCAGGGGATCACCGCAGAGACGATACCGGACATCCCCCTGCCGGATGGCGCAGGCCAGGTGCGGGTGATTGCCGGTGAGTACAGCGGGATCCGCGGCCCGGCCCGCACCATGACCCCGATGAATGTCTGGGATCTTCAGCTGCTGGCCGGCCACCAGGTGACTATAATGCTGCCCCCGGGCCACACCACGGCGCTGTTTGTGTTGCACGGTGAGCTGCAAACGGACGGGCAGCCCGTCGGCAGTGCTGAGCTGGCGGTAATGTCCCGCGCGGGCGAGCATCTGGTGCTGGAGGCCAGTAAAGAAACAAGGCTTTTACTGTTAAGCGGCGAGCCGCTCAATGAGCCCGTAGTGGGGCACGGCCCGTTTGTGATGAATACCCGGGAAGAGATTAGCCAGGCTATCCGCGATTTTACCCGCGGCCAGTTCGGGCAAATCCAGCCGGACAATAGCACTGAAAATAACTGA